Proteins found in one Micromonospora sp. WMMD1082 genomic segment:
- a CDS encoding YihY/virulence factor BrkB family protein: MTTTKPDPPSADPPAADPPVARLPGIRQLHWPTWRGVLIRSGRNYLRDNCTDWAAALTYYGVLALFPATVVVVALVGLVSDGERTVDTVLDLARDIGAGSVVANEGFVGVVRGVVDQNSSAGVLLSFGLLGALWSASNFIASFTRASNAIYGVAEGRPVWQLRPTQLGLAALSLVLLAVVAAGLIVSGPVADAVGNLLGAGDVTRTAWAVAKWPALALIAMLLLSLLFWAAPNVRQPRFRWLTPGGTVALLAWALGSFGFGLYVANFGSYDTTYGSLGAVIAFLVWLYLSNSALMLGVQINAELQRGRVLQSGAPDADEPVLPPRSPAAS; the protein is encoded by the coding sequence ATGACGACGACGAAGCCCGACCCCCCGTCCGCTGACCCGCCGGCCGCCGACCCGCCGGTGGCGCGGCTGCCCGGCATCCGCCAACTGCACTGGCCGACCTGGCGCGGCGTGCTGATCCGCAGCGGCCGCAACTACCTGCGGGACAACTGCACGGACTGGGCCGCCGCGCTCACCTACTACGGGGTGCTGGCGCTCTTCCCCGCCACCGTCGTGGTGGTCGCCCTGGTCGGCCTGGTCTCCGACGGGGAGCGCACCGTCGACACCGTGCTGGACCTGGCCCGCGACATCGGCGCCGGCTCGGTGGTGGCCAACGAGGGCTTCGTCGGCGTGGTCCGGGGGGTGGTGGATCAGAACAGCTCCGCCGGGGTGCTGCTGAGCTTTGGTCTGCTCGGCGCCCTCTGGTCGGCCTCGAACTTCATCGCGTCGTTCACCCGGGCGTCGAACGCGATCTACGGGGTGGCCGAGGGGCGGCCGGTGTGGCAGTTGCGCCCGACGCAGCTCGGGCTCGCGGCGCTGTCGCTGGTGCTGCTCGCCGTGGTCGCCGCCGGCCTGATCGTCAGCGGCCCGGTCGCCGACGCGGTCGGCAACCTGCTGGGCGCCGGCGACGTGACCCGTACCGCGTGGGCCGTGGCCAAGTGGCCGGCGCTGGCGTTGATCGCGATGCTGCTGCTGTCCCTGCTGTTCTGGGCCGCGCCGAACGTGCGCCAGCCCCGGTTCCGCTGGCTCACCCCCGGCGGGACGGTGGCCCTGCTGGCCTGGGCGCTCGGCTCCTTCGGCTTCGGCCTGTACGTGGCGAACTTCGGCTCGTACGACACGACCTACGGCAGCCTGGGCGCGGTGATCGCCTTCCTGGTCTGGCTCTACCTGTCCAACTCCGCGCTCATGCTCGGCGTCCAGATCAATGCCGAACTCCAGCGGGGCCGGGTGCTCCAGTCGGGCGCGCCGGACGCCGACGAGCCCGTGCTGCCACCCCGCTCCCCGGCCGCTTCGTGA
- a CDS encoding DUF2795 domain-containing protein: MDRGNSKHAPRVDDEMSQEVSGLVQGPGTGGSRVDEFRVPEPAGEDQPEATTAPAGDLRSGSPQGMTSEDVEARSRLGRFITMSALPGDRAALLANARDNEAPDDVMAELARLPEDTRYQTVSEVWAALGHSNETTRW, from the coding sequence ATGGATCGCGGCAACAGCAAGCACGCACCGAGAGTCGACGACGAGATGAGTCAGGAGGTCAGCGGCCTCGTGCAGGGGCCGGGGACCGGCGGCTCACGGGTCGACGAGTTCCGGGTTCCCGAGCCCGCGGGCGAGGACCAGCCGGAGGCCACCACCGCCCCGGCCGGCGACCTGCGCAGCGGCTCTCCCCAGGGAATGACCTCGGAGGACGTCGAGGCACGTAGCCGGCTCGGGCGGTTCATCACGATGAGCGCCCTGCCCGGTGACCGGGCCGCGCTGCTCGCCAACGCGCGTGACAACGAGGCCCCCGACGACGTGATGGCCGAGTTGGCACGCCTGCCCGAGGACACCCGCTACCAGACGGTGTCCGAGGTGTGGGCGGCGCTCGGCCACAGCAACGAGACGACGCGCTGGTGA
- a CDS encoding SRPBCC family protein: MSGVTEHVDVAVPVRTAYDQWTQFEEFPHFMEGVEEVRQLSDTMTHWTVEIAGVKREFDAEITEQLPDERVAWRSTGGTQHAGVVTFHRLDEGSSRVSLQLEFDPHGVIEQAGDKLGVVDRRAKGDLQRFKTFIERRGQETGAWRGTVDRPQP, encoded by the coding sequence ATGAGTGGCGTTACCGAGCACGTCGACGTGGCCGTCCCGGTCCGGACGGCGTACGACCAGTGGACGCAGTTCGAGGAGTTTCCCCACTTCATGGAGGGTGTGGAGGAGGTCCGCCAGCTCTCCGACACGATGACCCACTGGACCGTCGAGATCGCCGGGGTGAAGCGCGAGTTCGACGCCGAGATCACCGAGCAGCTGCCCGACGAGCGGGTGGCCTGGCGCTCGACCGGCGGCACGCAGCACGCCGGGGTGGTCACCTTCCACCGGCTGGACGAGGGCAGCAGCCGGGTCAGTCTCCAGCTGGAGTTCGACCCGCACGGCGTCATCGAGCAGGCCGGCGACAAGCTCGGCGTGGTCGACCGCCGGGCAAAGGGTGACCTGCAACGGTTCAAGACGTTCATCGAGCGGCGCGGCCAGGAGACCGGTGCCTGGCGTGGCACCGTCGACCGTCCGCAACCCTGA
- a CDS encoding DUF6401 family natural product biosynthesis protein translates to MRVPSNQVLSPTAVDSARSSLVALANAVGLDGLAAATARPGLLAVIDQHAAAVRDSLHGDRRPLTAASLAGYAEGVRAAAVEHGWQPPGGEVDWSEPDWVLLRLLAVCALTVGLGQRAPQPPPL, encoded by the coding sequence ATGCGCGTGCCGTCGAACCAGGTCCTCTCCCCCACCGCCGTCGACTCGGCGCGGTCCAGTCTCGTCGCGCTCGCCAACGCCGTCGGTCTCGACGGGCTCGCCGCCGCCACCGCCCGGCCGGGCCTGCTCGCCGTGATCGACCAGCACGCCGCCGCGGTGCGGGACAGCCTGCACGGTGACCGCCGACCGTTGACCGCCGCCTCCCTCGCCGGCTACGCCGAGGGGGTACGCGCCGCCGCGGTGGAACACGGCTGGCAGCCACCCGGCGGCGAGGTCGACTGGTCGGAGCCGGACTGGGTGCTGCTGCGCCTGCTCGCCGTCTGCGCGCTGACCGTCGGGCTGGGTCAGCGGGCCCCGCAGCCACCGCCGCTGTAA